The sequence TGCACGAACCCGTGCTCGTCCATTGCATGCCATCACCAATGTCGGACGCCATCGACGCGCGTACGCACCTCGTCCAAATGTTACCGGGAACCCAGATGGGGTTCCCAGTGGCGCAGTTCTTCACTGGGGAGGGCGCTGAATGGGATACACCATTCGCGGAGGGTCTCGTGGCTGACCTGTTGGGCCGCGCTGGTGCAGTAATGCTTGGCCATTCCAGTAGTCCAGGGAAAAATGGTGGTACAGCCAGATATTGCGTGCTGGATGAGGGTCATGGGGAAAGGATTGCGGTACGGTTTCGGGTCGGTCACAGCGGGTCAGCCTACCCCAACCCGATTAAGGCGACACAACCATTGGATGTAGCGCCCGCCGGGTTCAAGGTGCTGACCTGTAGCTTGAGGTCAAAGAACGATCTCTAGCTTCCCTGCTGACGAGTCCACCTGCAGACGCTCGGAGCCCTCAGGGGAGACACCTTTTGCCTCCCACTTTTTTGATTGGCACTTCAGGAGCGACCTGACCAGATCCTCAACGGGCTGCGCCACAGACTTCAGTTTTAGGCTTTTACCGCTGAGGCCCCGCTGAATTTGGCGAAGACCAGTTCAGCAGCCGACTGTGCGCCCAGAACGTGACCAAGCTCTCCACCTGCTGGATGAAACTTGAAAAGTCCACCGACTTCACCAGATACGCGCTGGCGAACAGTGCGTACGCCTGCTGAATGTCTTCCACAGCTTCCGAGGTGGTCAGCATCACCACCGGAATGAGCGTAAGTCGGTCATCGGCCTTCATGGCCCTCAAAACGTCAAAACCGTTCAGTTGCGGCATGTTGATGTCCAGCAGCAGCACGTCCGGGTAGGTGGCATTTGGACGCCGCAGATCATCGAGCGCGGCTTGAGCGCTCTGATAGGGCGTCACGGTCACCTGATCGCTGAGCGTGGCAAAGACCTGTTGGGTGAGGAACAGATCCGCAGGATGGTCATCAATGACCCAGATCTGCAGAAGCCGCGTCATCGTCGTCTCAGCGTCGCTTTTCTGAGTGAGCGTTCCGCAAACCCACAGTCGAGGCTGTTGTACTCCAGTGTAGACCCCTTGAGCACGGTTGGCCTAGCCGTTGGGATCCTTCACTGTCAGATCGCATCAGGCTTTAGAGAGCCAACACGGTCTGAACGATCTGCCCAAAGCCCGCGTCTCCCCGAGGCTTCTCCACATACGCGACCGCGCCGTGCTCAAGGATGGCCTGCACTTCTGCCGGATGAGCATGACTGCTCCAACACACCACTTGCACTGGCGTTTCCGCCTGCAACAGCAGTTGCGTTAGGATCTCCACCCCCGTCTGCCCCGGAAGATGCAAATCCAGAACCACGACCTGTGGAGGGTCGGTGGCCTGAACGTAAGCGAGGGCACTGGCCCCATCGGAAACCGCTTCCACTTGAACATCGGGGGCATGGTCTTCAAAGGCCAGTCCCAACAACAGCGCGTCTTCCACACAGTCTTCAATGATCAAGACTCGCCGCACCACCCGCGCAGGCGTCACCTGGCCTGCTCCTGGGTGTCAATCCACATATGACCTAGCTTAAAGGCAACTAGCGATTGCAGCACTTCATATACTGATCATTTGCGGCCAAGTGGTCAGCCGAGCCCGCATCCAGAACTCAATAAGCTTCTCCATCTGTTCCAGAAACGTTTGAAAGTGAATGGATTTGAGCAGGTAGGCACTGGCATGCAGAGTGTAGGCCCGGGTCACGTCGTCCGTTTGCGCGGACGTGGTCAGCATCACCACAGGGATGACGCTCAGCTGGGGATGCGTCTTAAAGGTCGACAGAACCTCAAAACCCGTCATACCGGGCATGTTGATGTCCAGCAAGATGACATCTGGCATCGTTGCCTCCGGCTGCAGGAGCCGTTGGAGCGCAGCGGAGCCACTGTCTACCGTCTCTAAGGTGCAGGGCGACCTCAACAGCTCAAACGCGGTTTCTGCCAGCTCACGGTCGATGAGGCTGTCATCGACCAGCAGCACCCGCAGGGGTCGAGTCATGAGGCGATCGGGGGTGTGGGCTGGAGGCGCAGGGCATCAGTCATGGCTGAAGTCTACCGGACGCGCATCTGGGGTGTGAGAAAGTTTACTGCAGTGACCCTTGAATTCATCTGAGGAGGGAATCGGGTCAGGAGGGACGACCTGGGGGCTCAAGACCTCGGTCTTCAGGAACAGTACCTTGCGGTGGAGTGCGTTGAGTTGGCTGCCCCGAGCCCGCACTTGAGCGGAGGGGCGTCGGTGCCCGGTGGCGGCCGCCAGGCGAGCGGTGGTGAGGAGCAACTGCCGTTCGAGTTCGGCCTGCAGCTCTTGCCGCTCAGGGCCCGTTGGAAGGAGACCGTCCCCCAACCCTGCCAGTCACTTCTTCTCATCTGCGGTGAATAAAACGGGCGACAGACGTGGGGAAGAGGTGTGGTTCATCATTTGAACCTGGTGGGAAACTCTGACGCGAATCTCGCAGTACTTCAACTGAAGGTGTCAGCAATAAGACTCCCACCAGCGAGCAGATAGCGGTGCAAGAGGTGAGTGGAAGAGCGCAGCTGACTGGAACTGCAGGGGTCGCCGAGTGGTCAGCGGTAGGATGCCTGCGGGTTGGAGTGTCTTCAGGAAAGGTTTCATGCCTCGCTGCAGGACACAACTATCGTGGTGTCCTGCCGTAGCCTGTAGTGCGCCTACTTTAATGGAGTGGTCAAGGTGCTCTGAGACCGGGGCTTTAATGCGTGCCGACTGGTGGTCAGCCTACCGGACTGGAAAGCGCTTGGACATGGTCACGGGCACTCCGGAGTGGACGCGTTCCCAGGTTCAGCCCTTGACGCCGCCACTCGTGACGCCCTGAATGTAGTAGCGCATCAGAAAGGCGAACAGCACCACCAGCGGAATGGCTGACAGCACGTAGGACGCCATCAGCGCTCCGTAATTGGGCGTGGCAGCAGTTGCCGCGCCGCCTCCCTGAAAGGCTACCAGCGCGACGGGCAGGGTACGGTGCGCCTCGTCAAGAACCAACGACGGCAGCAGGTAATCGTTCCAGACTGGAATCAGCCGAATAATCGCCACGCTGATGAGCAGCGGCAGACTGATGGGCAGCACGATGCGCCAGAGCAGGGCCAAGTGCCCGGCGCCGTCAAGCCGCGCGGCTTCCAACAGGTCGCGCGGAATCGCCCCGAAGGCTGCGCGCAGCACCAGAATGGCGAAAGGCTGCCCAGCCGCCACCGTGGGCAGGATAAGGGCAAGGTAATTGTTGGGCAGGGGCAGCGCCTGAATTTGGACGTACAGCGGTATCAGGGTCAGAAACTCTGGCACCAGCAGCAGCGTAAAGACAAGAGCAAAGAGCAGGTGACGCCCCGGAAAATCCATCAGGGCAAAGGCGTAGGCGCTCAGCGCCGCAAGCACCAGGGTCGCCAGGACGCTGACTCCGGTCACGATCACCGAACTCGCCAGCGGCCCCTGAATCTGTGCCCAGGCGACTGCGTAGTTCTCGGGATGCAGACGTGTGGGAATATTGAGCAAATTCTCCGCGTACTGAAGGCGATCCTTGAAGGAATTGACCACGCTGAAATAGAGCGGAAACAGGGCCAACAGCCCGAACACAAGCAGCGCAGCCTGACGCACGAGCTCTCCAAGCGTGAGGTGCAGTCCCGCGCGGCGTGGCCTGACCTCGTGCCTCATCTGCCCTCCCGGCTCAGCAGGCGCGACAGGCCGGTGAGGGCAATGACGACCAGCATCAGCAGCACAGCCATGGCCATCGCGTAGCCGTACTCGCCGTCGCGGGTGGCTGTGAAATACATCAGCAGTGCGGGCACAGTGGTTGAAAAGCCCGGCCCTCCCGAAGTCAGCACCAATGGACTGACGAAGTACTGCACGTTCCCGATGATCGCCAGCACCGCAATCAGTCCCAATTGTGGGCGCAGGAGCGGCAGATCCACTGTCAGTACCCGCCGCCACCCGGACGCGCCGTCAATTTTGGCAGCGTCGAACACGTCCTCAGGAATACCCTGAAGCCCGGCGTACAGGAGCAAGAAGTTAAAGGCGTCGATGTACGGAAAGCCCAGGAAGATCAGGCTGAGCAGCGCCGTATCGGGGTTGCTCAGCCAGTCTCGTTGGAGTCCGGGCAGGCCAGCGGCACCCAGCAGCGAATTGAGCAGGCCATCACTGCGGTAAAAAGTTCCCCAGACCAGCAGGAGCACCAGTG is a genomic window of Deinococcus sp. QL22 containing:
- a CDS encoding response regulator; this encodes MTRLLQIWVIDDHPADLFLTQQVFATLSDQVTVTPYQSAQAALDDLRRPNATYPDVLLLDINMPQLNGFDVLRAMKADDRLTLIPVVMLTTSEAVEDIQQAYALFASAYLVKSVDFSSFIQQVESLVTFWAHSRLLNWSSPNSAGPQR
- a CDS encoding response regulator encodes the protein MTPARVVRRVLIIEDCVEDALLLGLAFEDHAPDVQVEAVSDGASALAYVQATDPPQVVVLDLHLPGQTGVEILTQLLLQAETPVQVVCWSSHAHPAEVQAILEHGAVAYVEKPRGDAGFGQIVQTVLAL
- a CDS encoding response regulator; translated protein: MTRPLRVLLVDDSLIDRELAETAFELLRSPCTLETVDSGSAALQRLLQPEATMPDVILLDINMPGMTGFEVLSTFKTHPQLSVIPVVMLTTSAQTDDVTRAYTLHASAYLLKSIHFQTFLEQMEKLIEFWMRARLTTWPQMISI
- a CDS encoding carbohydrate ABC transporter permease; the protein is MRQAALLVFGLLALFPLYFSVVNSFKDRLQYAENLLNIPTRLHPENYAVAWAQIQGPLASSVIVTGVSVLATLVLAALSAYAFALMDFPGRHLLFALVFTLLLVPEFLTLIPLYVQIQALPLPNNYLALILPTVAAGQPFAILVLRAAFGAIPRDLLEAARLDGAGHLALLWRIVLPISLPLLISVAIIRLIPVWNDYLLPSLVLDEAHRTLPVALVAFQGGGAATAATPNYGALMASYVLSAIPLVVLFAFLMRYYIQGVTSGGVKG
- a CDS encoding carbohydrate ABC transporter permease, whose translation is MTARPGFRSARSARRSFLTRLRGGWPAYLFLLPTLLLTGYFSYYPAYTAIVRAFTDWDGLNVPTFTGFENFGRALSDPVMGQASLNMGIWVGLGLLLALVTPLLVSELVFHLRGRRRQYVYRTLLVAPIVIPSLVLLLVWGTFYRSDGLLNSLLGAAGLPGLQRDWLSNPDTALLSLIFLGFPYIDAFNFLLLYAGLQGIPEDVFDAAKIDGASGWRRVLTVDLPLLRPQLGLIAVLAIIGNVQYFVSPLVLTSGGPGFSTTVPALLMYFTATRDGEYGYAMAMAVLLMLVVIALTGLSRLLSREGR